Proteins from a genomic interval of Desulfofustis limnaeus:
- a CDS encoding MMPL family transporter — MIRYRLLLLSLVATIVIGVAGFMRLDVETDIVRSLPAGEKLLADAADIFQHHPLHDQVAIDLALAEDNRDLLVACAEFLKAELERSGLFSSVGFSAYGRQLQALEAHAGRHLPLLFSAADLQEDIAPRLRPDRIDERFRQIRDQLATLEGIGRHELLGIDPLGFRESVLARLSLLAPTQQVNLYRGHLLSADGRHLLLTATPRSAGTDTAAAAVLAAVLEQSGQAVATHFNLDDEQLQITPVGAFRAALDNELIIRHDVRLALLLATAGIAVLLLFSFPRPLIGLAALLPACAGSAAALFCYSLLHPTISVMVLGFGGALISITVDHGIAFFLFLDRSRATSGREAAREAFSLGLLAVITSVGAFVILSLTPFPIFTQLGQFTALGILFSFLFVHWCLPRIFVSLPPGSARPLPLQLLLGRLRNRNRTIALTVLAVAGAALLLVKPEFHVDLSSMNTVRAETRAADASFASTWGDGSERLLLMHDAATITGIQQHSDRLLEQLEEATRRGELSDFFVSSVIFPGPERQSRNLAAWRSFWSMERIDELQTQVQDAAARYGFHPDGFTGFFATLAPPADPAMAPPATELYPVLGITSDPSGTSLYHHGTALADSDYDAGRFRDRLDESVTFFDSRFFSDRLADVLFSTFVTMLAVVAGSVVLLLVVFYLDLMLAALTLLPVCFAYVCTLATLRLLGHPFDIPALMLAVVVFGMGVDYAIFLVRAHQRYQAFDTPATTLASSAIFLAAASTLIGFGSLWFAEHSLLRSIGITCSLGLAYALLGTYLLLPPLLDWYFERLQRRRAEPSPDPAIRVLDRYRPLEVYPRMFARMKLRFDPLFTDLEQMLGYRQTVEVIVDVGCGHGVPACWCLERYPRAVVHGVEPDPEKARVAARAVGERGVIHCTSAPPLPAIPRQADALLLLDMLHYLDDHRLLVLLEEGRRRLTPGGIVVTRFISRPPRVSWLWHLEDRRVRLAGYSPCYRDAASMDRLFAEAGLRVVHLRCSAANPELIWAVGRCPEVEETTEFSMMAAQTKGQHR, encoded by the coding sequence ATGATTCGGTATCGTTTGCTGCTCCTGAGCCTGGTGGCCACCATCGTCATCGGCGTGGCCGGTTTTATGCGCCTGGACGTGGAAACGGACATCGTTCGCTCCCTGCCCGCCGGAGAAAAGCTGCTGGCCGACGCCGCCGATATCTTTCAGCACCACCCCCTGCACGACCAGGTGGCCATCGACCTGGCGCTGGCGGAAGACAACCGTGATCTGCTGGTGGCCTGCGCCGAGTTCCTCAAAGCCGAATTGGAGCGCAGCGGCCTGTTCAGCAGCGTCGGCTTTTCCGCCTACGGCAGGCAACTGCAGGCCCTGGAGGCGCATGCCGGGCGCCACCTGCCGCTGCTCTTTTCCGCTGCCGACCTGCAGGAAGATATTGCCCCCCGGCTTCGCCCGGATCGTATCGATGAACGGTTCCGACAGATCCGGGACCAGTTGGCCACCCTGGAGGGCATCGGCCGGCACGAGCTGCTCGGCATCGACCCGCTCGGGTTTCGAGAATCGGTCCTGGCCCGGCTGTCGTTGCTCGCTCCGACACAGCAGGTGAACCTCTACCGGGGACACCTGCTCTCCGCCGACGGTCGTCACCTGTTGCTGACCGCCACCCCCCGCTCGGCAGGTACCGACACCGCGGCGGCAGCCGTCCTGGCCGCCGTGCTGGAGCAGAGCGGCCAAGCGGTGGCCACGCACTTCAACCTCGACGATGAGCAGCTGCAGATCACCCCGGTGGGAGCCTTTCGGGCGGCGCTGGACAACGAGCTGATCATTCGCCACGACGTCCGGCTGGCCCTGCTGCTGGCCACCGCCGGCATCGCCGTGCTGCTGCTCTTTTCCTTTCCCCGGCCGCTGATCGGGCTGGCGGCGCTGCTTCCGGCCTGTGCCGGCTCGGCGGCGGCACTGTTCTGCTACTCCCTGCTCCATCCCACTATCTCGGTAATGGTCCTCGGTTTCGGCGGCGCGCTGATCTCCATTACCGTCGACCACGGCATCGCCTTTTTTCTCTTTCTCGACCGTTCCCGGGCCACCAGCGGCCGGGAAGCGGCGCGGGAAGCATTTTCCCTGGGGCTGCTGGCAGTCATCACCTCGGTTGGGGCCTTTGTCATCCTCAGCTTGACGCCGTTTCCGATCTTTACCCAGCTCGGTCAGTTCACCGCCCTGGGCATCCTCTTCTCCTTTCTCTTCGTCCACTGGTGTTTGCCCCGCATCTTCGTCTCCCTGCCGCCGGGCAGCGCCCGCCCGCTGCCGCTGCAGCTGCTGCTGGGCAGACTGCGCAACCGCAACCGCACCATCGCCCTGACCGTACTGGCAGTGGCCGGTGCCGCACTGCTGCTGGTCAAACCGGAGTTCCACGTGGATCTGAGCAGCATGAACACGGTGCGGGCCGAGACTCGGGCAGCCGACGCCAGCTTCGCCAGCACCTGGGGCGATGGCAGTGAGCGGCTGCTCCTCATGCACGACGCGGCAACCATCACCGGAATCCAGCAGCACAGCGATCGTCTGTTGGAACAACTGGAGGAGGCCACCCGGCGCGGCGAGCTGAGCGATTTTTTCGTCTCTTCGGTCATCTTCCCCGGACCGGAACGGCAAAGCCGCAACCTGGCAGCCTGGCGTTCGTTCTGGAGCATGGAACGAATCGACGAACTGCAGACGCAGGTGCAGGATGCCGCCGCCAGGTATGGGTTTCACCCCGACGGTTTCACCGGTTTTTTCGCAACTCTTGCGCCGCCCGCCGATCCGGCCATGGCGCCGCCGGCAACAGAGCTCTATCCGGTGCTGGGGATCACCAGCGATCCCTCCGGCACCTCCCTCTATCATCACGGAACGGCTCTGGCCGACAGTGATTACGATGCCGGCCGGTTTCGGGACAGGCTTGACGAATCGGTCACGTTTTTCGACAGCCGATTTTTTTCCGACCGGCTCGCCGACGTGCTGTTTTCCACCTTCGTCACCATGCTGGCCGTCGTTGCCGGCAGCGTCGTCCTGCTCCTCGTAGTCTTCTACCTGGACCTGATGCTGGCCGCCCTGACCCTGCTGCCGGTCTGCTTCGCTTACGTCTGCACCCTGGCGACCCTGCGGTTGCTCGGCCATCCGTTCGACATCCCGGCGCTGATGTTGGCGGTCGTGGTCTTCGGCATGGGGGTCGACTACGCCATCTTCCTGGTCCGCGCCCACCAGCGCTACCAGGCCTTCGATACCCCCGCCACCACCCTGGCATCCAGCGCCATTTTCCTTGCCGCCGCCTCCACCCTGATCGGCTTCGGTTCCCTGTGGTTCGCCGAGCATTCCTTGCTGCGCAGCATCGGCATCACCTGTTCGCTCGGCCTGGCCTATGCATTGCTTGGCACCTATCTGCTGCTGCCACCGCTGCTCGACTGGTACTTCGAGCGACTGCAGCGCCGCCGGGCCGAACCGTCCCCCGATCCGGCTATCCGGGTGCTGGACCGCTATCGGCCGCTGGAGGTCTACCCGCGCATGTTCGCCCGCATGAAGCTGCGGTTCGACCCGTTGTTTACCGATCTGGAGCAGATGCTCGGGTACCGGCAGACCGTCGAGGTCATCGTTGATGTCGGCTGCGGACACGGGGTTCCCGCCTGCTGGTGCCTGGAACGTTATCCCCGGGCGGTCGTCCACGGTGTCGAGCCCGACCCGGAAAAGGCCCGGGTGGCCGCTCGCGCTGTCGGGGAGCGGGGCGTCATCCACTGCACCTCCGCGCCACCCCTACCCGCCATCCCCCGACAGGCGGATGCACTGCTACTGCTTGACATGCTCCACTATCTCGACGATCATCGTCTGCTCGTCCTGCTCGAGGAAGGACGGCGCCGGCTCACCCCCGGCGGCATCGTCGTCACCCGCTTCATTTCCCGGCCGCCCCGGGTTTCCTGGCTCTGGCACCTGGAAGACCGCCGAGTGCGGCTGGCCGGGTATAGTCCCTGCTACCGGGACGCAGCATCTATGGATCGACTGTTTGCCGAAGCCGGTTTGCGTGTCGTCCATCTGCGTTGTTCAGCGGCCAACCCGGAGCTGATCTGGGCGGTCGGTCGGTGTCCCGAGGTGGAGGAGACGACGGAGTTTAGCATGATGGCGGCGCAAACGAAGGGACAACACCGATGA
- a CDS encoding polyketide synthase dehydratase domain-containing protein translates to MKPADRFPVEIVVEPWFADHRFQGRAVFPAVETMLLVADQARKHRPGLQVHTMEQALFAKFLEIPPDREIMTAEMTLADEQDGAVVATLSSRIALKSCSRLQTHGTLRFPRATGTVGAVVDMPDLGEPTGSVDAARIYQELVPFGPQYRSLQGELSLFAGGARGVARAPQRRPADERAYTLLGSPFPLDGAFHAACVCGQQQTPFIPFPVGFARRVIARPTEPGRDYLVRVAVHQVDSEELRCSLWITDQDGGLCETVSGLRMRDVSGGRLRPPDWISRASRGHAPRPAAAPSRFG, encoded by the coding sequence TTGAAGCCCGCCGACCGCTTTCCCGTCGAGATCGTCGTTGAACCGTGGTTCGCCGACCACCGCTTCCAGGGCCGGGCCGTGTTCCCGGCGGTGGAGACCATGCTGCTGGTGGCCGATCAGGCGCGAAAACACCGCCCCGGACTCCAGGTCCACACCATGGAGCAGGCGCTGTTCGCCAAATTTCTCGAGATCCCGCCCGACCGGGAGATCATGACGGCAGAGATGACGCTGGCCGATGAACAAGACGGGGCGGTGGTGGCGACTCTGAGCAGCAGGATTGCCCTGAAATCATGCAGCCGCCTGCAGACGCATGGCACTCTGCGCTTTCCCCGCGCAACCGGGACAGTAGGAGCGGTGGTCGACATGCCCGACCTGGGGGAGCCAACCGGAAGTGTCGACGCTGCTCGGATCTATCAGGAACTGGTGCCGTTCGGACCACAGTATCGGAGCCTGCAGGGCGAGCTGTCTTTGTTTGCCGGCGGGGCCCGGGGTGTGGCGCGGGCGCCGCAGCGACGACCGGCCGATGAGCGTGCCTACACCCTGCTCGGCTCGCCCTTCCCGCTCGACGGTGCGTTCCACGCGGCCTGCGTCTGCGGCCAGCAGCAGACGCCGTTCATTCCTTTTCCGGTGGGCTTTGCACGGCGGGTGATTGCCCGGCCCACCGAACCGGGCCGGGACTATCTCGTACGGGTGGCAGTGCACCAGGTCGACAGCGAAGAGCTGCGTTGCTCCCTGTGGATCACCGATCAAGACGGAGGGCTCTGCGAGACGGTCAGCGGCCTGCGCATGCGCGATGTGAGTGGCGGCCGGCTGCGACCGCCGGACTGGATCAGTCGCGCCAGTCGCGGACACGCGCCCAGGCCAGCAGCCGCTCCATCGAGATTCGGGTGA
- a CDS encoding acyl-CoA thioesterase yields the protein MRPKPFKPEPLETAPYIRDKTSGLVWHRSELRTLYVDTDRSQVVYHANYLRYFEFGRASLMRDLDYPYKMIEESGYVYPIIQTGLNYYSPLFYDDLMFIQTRPATIELVKLQFDYLITRADNGEIVCTGFTKHCAVNGKGIPVEIDDKTIRLWQDFPR from the coding sequence ATGCGTCCGAAACCGTTCAAACCGGAACCGCTTGAAACCGCCCCTTACATCAGGGATAAAACCAGCGGCCTGGTCTGGCATCGCAGCGAGTTGCGGACCCTCTACGTGGACACCGACCGCTCCCAGGTGGTCTACCACGCCAACTACCTGCGCTATTTCGAGTTCGGCCGGGCATCGCTGATGCGCGACCTGGATTATCCCTACAAAATGATCGAGGAGAGCGGGTACGTCTACCCGATCATCCAGACCGGACTCAACTATTACAGCCCACTCTTTTACGACGACCTGATGTTTATCCAGACCCGACCGGCCACCATCGAACTGGTCAAACTCCAGTTCGACTACCTCATCACCCGGGCCGACAACGGGGAGATCGTCTGTACCGGGTTCACCAAGCACTGCGCCGTCAACGGTAAAGGCATTCCGGTGGAAATCGACGACAAAACGATCCGCCTGTGGCAGGATTTTCCGCGTTGA
- a CDS encoding beta-ketoacyl-[acyl-carrier-protein] synthase family protein, with translation MKAPHNRKVVIVGYEVASALGSTLGETWSRACAGESGLRRVTRCRTDSRCNVVGEIPDWNPSTLPFVTRKEETLWDAAYVFLTMAVCQRALTHAGLEIDAQTGPRTGCLIGSALNGTDAYRIATTNYQQFGPTKVSPYLLPNVCANLPAGKAGMLLGFTGPIFSPQGACASGNHAIGLGARMIRDGDCDFMLAGGVETCVIPEIIQGFSNMLATIKIKPADRAYDDPRQASRPFSVDRKGFVLAEGAAVLVLAAEETAAAYGLTPLAEVAGIGWNSDAHHFTRPNGHTVTAAIRAAIDDAELQPDDIDAINAHGTSTPTGDSLEATCLRTVFGDRLAAIPISANKSQVGHSLGASAAIEAVLAIEAMQHGIVLPTVNHRLDPSLADLDVVPNQSRDHVHEHVLSNSFGFGGTNCCIVFRGR, from the coding sequence ATGAAGGCCCCGCACAACAGAAAAGTGGTGATCGTCGGCTACGAGGTGGCCTCGGCACTCGGTTCGACCCTGGGCGAGACCTGGTCGCGGGCCTGCGCCGGTGAATCCGGCCTGCGTCGGGTCACCCGCTGCCGCACCGACAGCCGCTGCAACGTGGTCGGCGAGATCCCCGATTGGAATCCGTCCACCCTGCCGTTTGTCACCCGCAAGGAAGAAACGCTGTGGGATGCCGCCTACGTCTTTCTCACCATGGCCGTCTGCCAGCGGGCCCTGACCCACGCCGGCCTGGAGATCGACGCACAGACCGGTCCGCGCACCGGCTGCCTGATCGGCTCGGCCCTCAACGGTACCGATGCCTACCGCATCGCCACCACCAACTACCAGCAGTTCGGCCCCACCAAGGTCAGCCCCTACCTACTGCCCAACGTCTGCGCCAACCTGCCTGCCGGCAAGGCAGGCATGCTGCTCGGCTTCACCGGGCCGATCTTCTCACCGCAGGGCGCCTGCGCCTCCGGCAACCATGCCATCGGCCTCGGCGCCCGGATGATTCGCGATGGCGATTGCGACTTTATGTTGGCCGGCGGCGTCGAGACGTGTGTAATCCCGGAGATCATTCAGGGGTTTTCCAACATGCTGGCCACCATCAAGATCAAACCGGCCGACCGGGCCTACGACGATCCACGCCAGGCCTCACGCCCCTTCAGCGTCGACCGCAAGGGCTTTGTGCTGGCCGAAGGGGCCGCCGTGCTGGTGCTGGCCGCCGAGGAGACAGCCGCCGCTTACGGTCTCACCCCGCTGGCCGAGGTCGCCGGGATCGGCTGGAATTCCGATGCCCATCACTTCACCCGGCCCAACGGCCATACGGTCACGGCAGCAATCCGGGCGGCCATCGACGACGCCGAACTGCAACCGGACGACATCGATGCCATTAATGCTCACGGCACCTCCACCCCCACCGGCGACAGTCTCGAAGCGACCTGCCTGCGCACCGTCTTCGGCGACCGGCTGGCCGCCATTCCGATCTCGGCCAACAAATCGCAAGTGGGACACAGCCTCGGCGCCTCGGCCGCCATCGAAGCGGTCCTGGCCATCGAGGCCATGCAGCACGGTATCGTCCTGCCCACTGTCAACCACCGGCTCGACCCGAGTCTCGCCGATCTCGACGTCGTGCCAAACCAGTCGAGAGACCATGTCCACGAACACGTGTTGTCCAACTCCTTCGGTTTTGGCGGCACCAATTGCTGTATCGTTTTCCGAGGCCGGTAA
- a CDS encoding beta-ketoacyl-[acyl-carrier-protein] synthase family protein produces MHRTVPGSRLAQVTTMAARELVIIGYDAVSPLGDELSCQWQRALAGESGIGPLTRFPLADDFPVRIAGQAPNLDRFDYPFLAARHLAAWSSPVFRYALLTVVRALEQSGVQITPDLAPRVAITYSSAVGGLDAVLHADRRLIAENRLPHPFANPNSCINMVGGKIAIETGARGPITATITACATGLTSLLVAALLLQQGRADLALCGAVDFALVEPIVAGFYTMNGIYIPRPEQKDEPPTAASRPFSVDRRGFVIAEGAAALILATREFADAHGLPYRIQLAGWGMTSDAHHFVAPHLPTVRQCMLEAIADADLSPADIAAVNAHAASTKVGDQVEQEALAAVFAERPVPVTANKSLIGHAMGASSAIETVFTLLGMEQGLLPPTINYRPDPALPIDCVADGPRSLAQEFVLKNAFGFGGCNACAVFRRIH; encoded by the coding sequence TTGCACCGAACCGTTCCGGGTAGCCGCCTGGCCCAGGTAACGACCATGGCGGCGAGGGAACTGGTGATAATCGGCTACGACGCCGTCTCGCCGTTGGGCGACGAGTTGTCGTGCCAATGGCAGCGGGCCCTGGCTGGAGAGAGCGGCATCGGGCCGCTCACCCGTTTTCCGCTGGCCGACGACTTTCCGGTGCGAATCGCCGGCCAGGCCCCCAACCTGGACCGATTCGACTACCCGTTTCTTGCCGCCCGGCATCTGGCCGCCTGGAGTTCCCCGGTCTTTCGCTATGCGCTGCTGACGGTCGTGCGGGCGCTGGAGCAAAGCGGCGTGCAGATCACCCCGGACCTCGCCCCCCGGGTGGCAATCACCTACAGCTCTGCCGTCGGCGGGCTGGACGCAGTCCTCCACGCCGATCGTCGCCTGATCGCCGAAAACCGATTGCCGCACCCGTTTGCCAACCCCAATTCCTGCATCAACATGGTCGGCGGCAAAATCGCCATCGAGACCGGCGCCCGCGGACCGATCACCGCCACCATCACTGCCTGCGCCACCGGACTTACGTCGCTGCTGGTGGCAGCCCTGCTACTCCAGCAGGGGCGGGCCGACCTGGCGCTGTGCGGGGCCGTCGATTTCGCGCTGGTGGAACCGATCGTCGCCGGGTTTTATACCATGAACGGCATCTACATCCCCCGGCCCGAGCAGAAAGACGAGCCGCCGACCGCCGCTAGCCGGCCCTTTTCCGTCGACCGCCGCGGCTTTGTCATCGCCGAGGGGGCGGCCGCACTGATCCTGGCCACCCGCGAATTCGCCGACGCCCACGGGCTACCCTATCGTATCCAACTGGCCGGTTGGGGCATGACCTCGGACGCCCATCATTTCGTCGCCCCCCATCTGCCCACGGTGCGGCAGTGCATGCTGGAGGCCATTGCCGACGCCGACCTGAGTCCCGCCGATATTGCTGCCGTCAACGCCCATGCGGCCTCCACCAAGGTCGGCGACCAGGTCGAACAGGAAGCCCTGGCAGCCGTTTTCGCTGAGCGGCCGGTACCGGTCACCGCCAACAAATCGCTGATCGGTCACGCCATGGGGGCTTCCAGCGCCATCGAAACGGTGTTCACCCTGCTCGGCATGGAACAGGGGCTGTTGCCGCCGACCATCAACTACCGGCCCGACCCGGCCCTGCCCATCGACTGCGTCGCTGACGGCCCCCGGTCGCTGGCCCAGGAATTCGTCTTGAAAAACGCTTTTGGTTTTGGCGGTTGCAATGCCTGCGCCGTATTCCGCCGGATTCACTGA